The Xiphophorus hellerii strain 12219 chromosome 3, Xiphophorus_hellerii-4.1, whole genome shotgun sequence genome segment atatggcgccgcacaGTTTTTGTGCGCACGCCGCTTTAGACATGAGGCCTCTGGTCACCAGAACAAAACGACAACCAGGGACGTTCAGAGACGTCGGAGGACGGAGAGACGACAGAGAACCCTAAACATGAAGACATCAATCACAGACACGGACGAGTTGAAGGACAATCTAACCCGGACATCATGTCCAGAACCTTGCTGCTCCTGTCTTCATGTCCGCTCCGTCTTACCCACGCAGTCGCAGCCCAGCGTCAGCAGCATGCGGGCCTCGGCGATGGTCTCGAAGTTGGGTCCGCTCACCATGCAGTAGACGCCGGTGCGGACACTGCAGCCGAGGTCAGAGGCCACGTCCAGCGCCAGCGTCCGCAGTTCTTTGCTGTAGGCGTCCGACATGCAGGGGAACCGCGTCCCGAACCTGGACGGGGGACGGAGGACAGGTCTACCATGACAGAAGAGGGTTGGAGCTTCCGGTCGTTCCGTCGCGGCGCCTTACCGCTCGTCGTTGGGTCCGCACAGAGGGTGCTGGCCGGCGAAACCTGGCAGGTTGATGTGATCCCGGATCACCATGATGTCCCCGACCTTGAAGTCCGGACAGATCCCCCCCGAGGCGTTGGTCACCAGGACAGAGTCCACACCCAGCAGCTTGAAGATCCGAACTGGGAAGGTCACCTTGTGGTGAGGGGGGGGCAGTGGGAGGAACCAGAGGGGGAACCAGAGggggaaccagaggaggaaccagaggaagaaccagaggaagaaccagaggaggaaccagaggaggaaccagaggaagaaccagagggggaaccagaggaggaaccagagggggaaccagaggaagaaccagaggaagaaccagaggaagaaccagaggaagaaccagagggggaaccagaggaggaaccagagggggaaccagagggggaaccagagggggaaccagaggaggaaccagaggaggaaccagaggaagaaccagagggggaaccagaggaggaaccagagggggaaccagagggggaaccagagggggaaccagaggaggaaccagaggaggaaccagagggggaaccagaggaagaaccagaggaagaaccagaggaggaaccagaggaggaaccagagggggaaccagagggggaaccagaggaggaaccagaggaagaaccagaggaagaaccagaggaggaaccagaggaggaaccagaggaagaaccagagggggaaccagaggaggaaccagagggggaaccagaggaagaaccagaggaagaaccagaggaagaaccagaggaagaaccagagggggaaccagaggaggaaccagagggggaaccagagggggaaccagagggggaaccagaggaggaaccagaggaggaaccagaggaggaaccagagggggaaccagaggaggaaccagagggggaaccagagggggaaccagaggaggaaccagaggaggaaccagagggggaaccagaggaagaaccagaggaagaaccagaggaggaaccagaggaggaaccagagggggaaccagagggggaaccagagggggaaccagaggaagaaccagaggaggaaccagaggaggaaccagaggaaGAACCAGAGGGGGAACGAGAGggggaaccagaggaggaaccagaggaggaaccagagggggaaccagagggggaaccagaggaagaaccagaggaagaaccagaggaggaaccagaggaagaaccagagggggaaccagaggaggaaccagaggaggaaccagagggggaaccagaggaggaaccagaggaagaaccagaggaggaaccagagggggaaccagagggggaaccagaggaggaaccagagggggaaccagagggggaaccagaggaagaaccagagggggaaccagagggggaaccagaggaggaaccagaggaagaaccagaggaggaaccagaggaggaaccagaggaagaaccagaggaagaaccagaggaggaaccagaggGGGGCAGTGGGAGACGTtaacacaaagacaaaactcTCAACTAGCGATACTTTCTTTGGACACAGAGGTAGAATTAGCCGTAGGCACTCGCCCCGCCCCGCCTCAGTGCATGCTAGGTAGCAATGAGGATGACTCACCTGGCAGAGAGAGTAACCTTCGTACAGGTGGAAGTGTCCCTTCATGAAGACACAGGGCGTCTCCTCGATCGTCCCAAACACCAGGCAGCCTTCGTGGCCTGGGACTGGAAAGTAGAGACAgtggttaccatggcaacagctcAGACATGTCATCATCATCCAGGATGGCGCTAGGTTGAGGGAAGCATCCCAGTGAGATTAGCCAGATGCAGCCAACAGGATGAAAGGTTGGAGAAAAGGGGCGGGGCTTCAGGGAGGAGGGAAGATGGAGGACAAATGGCTCTGCTTCatgaattcatttaatttagtttcatcATCATGAATCCAGTCTAGATTCAGTGATTAGTTCATTTCTACCAGCTGACCACTGGGGGAACTGGGTTTGTTGGGTTTACTGGGTTTGGTgtagcaaccaatcagagcggaGGCGAAACCTGCCGAGACTCGTGAAGTTTAAACTACCAGGACGGGTTAACCAGGCCATTAACCGTCACGTCCTGGATGAGAGCCAATGGAGACATTTGGTCCTCATTCTTCTCCAGAAGGTGGCGCTAACATATTGGGCTAATGCTAACCAGCAATTAGCAAGAATAAGAACATCCACTGAGTCACTAAGCAGCTCAATGAATCAGATTCCAGGATCAGATGACCCCGCCCACTCACCTGTGCTGACGGGGAAGTTGGGGATGTCCTGGTACCTGAAGGTCTGCTTGTCGGCGGCGGCTTCAGCCAACAGGCCGAGTCCAGACCCGCAGATCACGGCCACTTTGGGTCGGTGCCGGGTCTGGTTCTGGAGCCATTCGGTGGTCAGCTTGTAGTCATcaaaggagcagcagctggaagtCGGTCAGATGAACAGAATCAGGTTCTGTTCTGCGGTCAGCGTTAATTGGACTGACTGCAGAACCTGTTCAGCCTAGACCACCTGGTctacagaaccaacagaaccaacagaactgGTCTGGAGCGGGTCTCACCAGGAGCTTCCTTTGCTGAGCATCGTCAGGCTGTGGAGTCAccaggaggaagacgaggaagaggaagaggaggtcaGAGTcctctcctctgattggctgatttcaGCCCCACAAACACTCTCTGGTGCATT includes the following:
- the pnp4b gene encoding purine nucleoside phosphorylase 4b isoform X1 — protein: MLSKGSSCCCSFDDYKLTTEWLQNQTRHRPKVAVICGSGLGLLAEAAADKQTFRYQDIPNFPVSTVPGHEGCLVFGTIEETPCVFMKGHFHLYEGYSLCQVTFPVRIFKLLGVDSVLVTNASGGICPDFKVGDIMVIRDHINLPGFAGQHPLCGPNDERFGTRFPCMSDAYSKELRTLALDVASDLGCSVRTGVYCMVSGPNFETIAEARMLLTLGCDCVGMSMVPEVTVAKHCGLRVLGLTLVTNKVSLDYSREEKVNHDEVLEICKMRAELLQKLVSTLIGRCQQNINTH
- the pnp4b gene encoding purine nucleoside phosphorylase 4b isoform X2, coding for MLSKGSSCCCSFDDYKLTTEWLQNQTRHRPKVAVICGSGLGLLAEAAADKQTFRYQDIPNFPVSTVPGHEGCLVFGTIEETPCVFMKGHFHLYEGYSLCQVTFPVRIFKLLGVDSVLVTNASGGICPDFKVGDIMVIRDHINLPGFAGQHPLCGPNDERFGTRFPCMSDAYSKELRTLALDVASDLGCSVRTGVYCMVSGPNFETIAEARMLLTLGCDCVGFSVVSPSSDVSERPWLSFCSGDQRPHV